The Emcibacter nanhaiensis genome has a window encoding:
- a CDS encoding acyl-CoA dehydrogenase family protein, whose protein sequence is MTFELFPACEAALAAADKLVASARDGLRAHLVKDGKLDRTLMAEHQFECHGLSWIATYAETLRQTLEWAKNLSTEGKFTELEELILRVGFGEYLSQMRGGIPMSQGEIIRPDAMWVSIDDVNAFGTEEVIYLIETGNTPENREKIARLVEHSLDSGEFGNLGLDEMYEMIRDQFRRFANEEVIPHAHGWHERDDYIPMEVIDKMSEMGVFGLTIPEQYGGSELGKTSMCIVSEELSRGYIGVGSLGTRSEIAAELIMGGGTEEQKAQWLPKIATGEILPTAVFTEPNTGSDLGSLRTRAVRDGDSYTITGNKTWITHAARADVMTLLARTNPNEPGYKGLSMFLAEKERGTEDNPFPTDGMTGGEIEVLGYRGMKEFELGFDGFKVKAENLLGGEEGNGFKQLMVTFESARIQTAARALGVAQCALELGLRYATERIQFGQPIFNFPRVHSKIALAVVEIMMTRQLTYFAARQKDEDKRCDLEAGMAKLLGARVAWSTADNALQIHGGNGYALEYAISRVLCDARILNIFEGAAEIQADVIARRLLSEAGN, encoded by the coding sequence ATGACCTTTGAACTGTTTCCCGCCTGCGAGGCCGCCCTTGCGGCGGCGGACAAGCTGGTGGCGTCTGCGCGGGACGGCCTGCGCGCCCATCTGGTCAAGGACGGCAAGCTCGACCGCACCCTGATGGCCGAGCACCAGTTCGAATGCCACGGCCTGTCCTGGATTGCGACCTATGCGGAAACCCTGCGCCAGACCCTGGAGTGGGCGAAGAACCTGTCCACCGAAGGCAAGTTCACCGAACTTGAGGAACTGATCCTGCGGGTCGGTTTCGGCGAATATCTGAGCCAGATGCGTGGCGGCATCCCCATGAGCCAAGGCGAAATCATCCGGCCCGATGCCATGTGGGTGTCCATTGATGACGTCAACGCCTTCGGCACCGAAGAAGTGATCTACCTGATCGAGACCGGCAACACCCCGGAAAACCGTGAAAAGATCGCCCGGCTGGTGGAACACAGTCTTGATTCCGGGGAATTCGGCAATCTGGGCCTGGATGAAATGTATGAAATGATCCGCGACCAGTTCCGCCGCTTCGCCAACGAGGAAGTCATTCCCCATGCCCACGGCTGGCACGAGCGCGACGACTATATCCCCATGGAGGTCATCGACAAGATGAGCGAAATGGGCGTGTTCGGCCTGACCATCCCCGAACAATATGGCGGATCGGAGCTGGGCAAGACCAGCATGTGTATCGTGTCCGAGGAACTGAGCCGCGGTTATATCGGCGTCGGCTCGCTCGGCACCCGCTCGGAAATTGCCGCCGAACTGATCATGGGCGGCGGCACCGAGGAACAGAAGGCGCAATGGCTGCCGAAGATCGCCACCGGTGAAATCCTGCCGACGGCGGTCTTCACCGAACCCAATACCGGCTCCGACCTCGGATCGCTCAGGACCCGCGCGGTCAGGGACGGCGACAGCTATACCATCACCGGCAACAAGACCTGGATCACCCATGCGGCCCGGGCCGATGTCATGACCCTGCTGGCCCGCACCAACCCCAATGAACCGGGCTACAAGGGACTGAGCATGTTCCTGGCCGAAAAAGAACGCGGCACCGAAGACAATCCGTTCCCCACCGACGGCATGACCGGCGGCGAGATCGAGGTGCTGGGCTATCGCGGCATGAAGGAATTCGAGCTCGGCTTTGACGGCTTCAAGGTCAAGGCGGAAAACCTGCTCGGCGGCGAGGAAGGCAACGGCTTCAAACAGCTGATGGTCACCTTCGAGAGCGCCCGCATCCAGACCGCGGCCCGCGCGCTCGGCGTCGCCCAGTGCGCCCTGGAGCTGGGCCTGCGTTACGCCACCGAACGCATCCAGTTCGGCCAGCCCATCTTCAACTTCCCCCGGGTACACAGCAAGATTGCGCTGGCGGTTGTGGAAATCATGATGACCCGGCAGCTGACCTATTTCGCCGCCCGGCAGAAGGACGAAGACAAGCGCTGCGACCTGGAGGCCGGCATGGCCAAGCTGCTTGGCGCCCGGGTCGCCTGGTCCACCGCCGACAACGCGCTGCAGATCCACGGCGGCAACGGTTATGCGCTGGAATATGCCATCAGCCGGGTGCTGTGCGATGCCCGCATCCTGAATATTTTCGAGGGCGCAGCGGAAATCCAGGCCGATGTGATCGCCCGGCGGCTGCTCTCCGAAGCCGGCAACTGA
- a CDS encoding prolyl oligopeptidase family serine peptidase translates to MVRKKSVVSGLCAALLLVSGGAARAGQTTGADALDQSLLWLEEIQGDKALDWVRARNSRTVAEITADPRFDAFKQEAYDILTAEDRLAVGDLQGEYVYNFWQDEAHVRGIWRRSPVAAYRAGKPDWELLLDVDVLAAAEGENWVYKGANCLAPAYRRCIIELAPGGTDAAVYREFDLDTKSFVKGGFDIPLAKSWIDWLDGDILMVATDWGAPDSLNASGYPREMKILARGQKLSEASPLMKIDADETFIFPTGFYREEGGASFLLRGHSFFEFSYYVLDSDNQPRQLPIPRKLDLEGLFEGRVIIRIQEDWRGHKAGSLLAFPLKEFMESGQITTIEEIYDPGDSGTIRQVAIGKSSVVVNLLEDVSSRIRTFSLKDGDWSGSEVEMPGEQVLTLRSSTYSRDDMLLEKEGLLTPPSLYFVNFKEGVSEKLQSVSLKFDTKDLMVEKKFATSKDGTKVPYFLVYRKGVKLDGKTPVLQYGYGGFDISVLPRHKPVLGKLWLEKGGAYVIANIRGGGEYGPRWHEAALFEHRQRAYDDFFAVAEAVQASGISSPRHYGAFGRSNGGLLMGVSFTQRPDLFHGIICGVPLLDMKRYNKLLAGASWMGEYGNPDIPEQWAYIRKYSPFQNLKKDGNYPRVYFFTSTLDDRVHPGHARKMAAKMEAYGQPFFYYENIEGGHKGNANHDQEATMRALEYLYLWRELEGDD, encoded by the coding sequence ATGGTGAGAAAGAAATCAGTAGTTTCGGGACTGTGTGCCGCTCTTTTGCTGGTGAGCGGAGGAGCCGCGCGGGCCGGGCAAACAACCGGGGCGGATGCCCTGGACCAGTCTCTCCTGTGGCTGGAGGAGATTCAGGGGGACAAGGCCCTCGACTGGGTGCGCGCCCGGAACAGCAGGACTGTTGCGGAGATTACGGCGGATCCCCGTTTTGACGCCTTCAAGCAGGAAGCCTATGACATCCTGACGGCAGAAGACCGGCTCGCCGTCGGCGACCTGCAGGGGGAGTATGTCTACAACTTCTGGCAGGACGAAGCGCATGTGCGCGGTATCTGGCGCCGCAGCCCGGTGGCAGCCTACAGGGCCGGTAAACCCGACTGGGAACTTCTCCTTGATGTGGACGTCCTGGCGGCGGCGGAAGGGGAAAACTGGGTCTATAAGGGCGCCAACTGCCTGGCCCCCGCCTACAGGCGCTGTATCATTGAACTGGCACCGGGCGGGACAGACGCGGCCGTGTACCGGGAGTTTGATCTGGACACCAAGTCTTTTGTCAAAGGAGGCTTTGACATACCCCTGGCCAAAAGCTGGATAGACTGGCTGGATGGCGACATACTGATGGTGGCGACCGACTGGGGCGCGCCGGACAGCCTGAACGCTTCCGGATATCCGCGGGAAATGAAGATCCTTGCCCGGGGGCAGAAGTTGTCCGAGGCGTCCCCGTTGATGAAAATCGACGCCGATGAAACCTTTATTTTCCCGACCGGCTTTTACCGCGAGGAAGGCGGTGCCAGCTTCCTGCTACGCGGTCACAGCTTTTTCGAGTTCAGCTATTATGTGCTGGATAGCGATAATCAGCCCCGGCAGTTGCCGATCCCCCGCAAGCTTGACCTGGAAGGTCTGTTTGAAGGCCGGGTGATCATCCGGATCCAGGAGGACTGGCGCGGCCATAAGGCCGGCAGCCTGCTGGCTTTCCCGTTGAAAGAATTCATGGAAAGCGGGCAGATCACTACGATCGAGGAAATTTACGATCCGGGGGATAGCGGCACTATCCGGCAGGTGGCGATCGGCAAATCTTCTGTGGTCGTCAATTTGCTGGAAGATGTTTCCAGCCGGATCCGGACATTTTCCCTGAAAGATGGTGATTGGAGCGGCAGCGAAGTGGAAATGCCGGGCGAACAGGTGCTGACCCTTCGTTCCTCCACCTACAGCCGGGACGACATGTTGCTGGAAAAGGAAGGCCTGCTCACCCCGCCCAGCCTTTATTTTGTGAATTTCAAGGAGGGTGTTTCAGAAAAACTGCAGTCTGTGTCCCTGAAATTCGATACCAAGGACCTGATGGTGGAGAAGAAGTTTGCCACCAGCAAGGACGGGACAAAGGTGCCCTATTTCCTGGTTTACAGGAAAGGTGTCAAACTGGACGGTAAAACCCCGGTGCTGCAATATGGCTATGGCGGCTTTGACATTTCCGTTTTGCCGCGGCACAAGCCGGTGCTCGGCAAGCTGTGGCTGGAAAAAGGCGGGGCCTATGTGATCGCCAATATCCGCGGCGGCGGGGAATATGGCCCGCGCTGGCATGAGGCGGCCCTGTTTGAACATCGCCAGCGGGCCTATGACGACTTCTTCGCCGTGGCCGAGGCGGTACAGGCCAGCGGCATCTCATCGCCGCGCCATTACGGCGCCTTCGGGCGCAGCAACGGCGGCCTGCTGATGGGGGTTTCCTTCACCCAGCGGCCGGACCTGTTCCATGGCATCATCTGCGGCGTGCCGCTCCTGGATATGAAGCGCTATAACAAGCTTTTGGCGGGCGCCAGCTGGATGGGGGAATATGGCAATCCGGATATTCCGGAGCAATGGGCCTATATCCGCAAATATTCGCCGTTCCAGAATCTGAAAAAGGACGGGAACTATCCGCGGGTCTATTTCTTCACCTCGACCCTGGATGACCGGGTCCATCCCGGCCATGCCCGCAAGATGGCGGCCAAGATGGAAGCTTATGGCCAGCCCTTCTTCTATTATGAAAATATCGAAGGCGGTCACAAGGGCAATGCCAACCATGATCAGGAAGCGACCATGCGGGCGCTGGAATATCTCTATCTCTGGCGGGAGCTGGAAGGCGATGACTGA
- the ccrA gene encoding crotonyl-CoA carboxylase/reductase, which translates to MSKLTAEEIAERENLEGKFEKKDLYEVGEIPPVGHVPAKMYAWAIRPDRLGPPEQSFQQEVVDVPEIDSDEVLILVMAAGVNYNGVWAGLGIPMSVFDVHGADYHIAGSDAAGIVYKVGSRVKRFKVGDEVVVHCNQDDGDDEECNGGDPMFSTSQRIWGYETPDGSFAQFAKVQARQLMPRPKHLTWEESACYVLTLATAYRMLFGHRPHILRPGHNVLVWGASGGLGSMAIQLIAAAGAHAIGVISEEDKREFVMSLGAKGVINRKDYDCWGQLPPVSETKEYGEYLKKTREFGKAIWNITGKGNDVDSVFEHPGEATFPVSCFVVKRGGMVVFCAGTTGYNITFDARFVWMRQKRIQGSHFANLKQASEANRLVIDRRIDPCMSEVFSWNDIPRAHTKMWKNQHKPGNMAVLVSAKTPGLTTFEDAVEAGNNG; encoded by the coding sequence ATGAGTAAACTGACAGCCGAGGAAATTGCCGAACGGGAAAACCTGGAAGGCAAATTCGAAAAAAAGGACCTGTATGAGGTCGGGGAGATCCCGCCCGTCGGTCACGTGCCGGCCAAAATGTATGCCTGGGCGATCCGCCCGGACCGGCTTGGCCCGCCGGAACAATCCTTCCAGCAGGAAGTGGTTGATGTGCCGGAAATCGATTCCGACGAAGTGCTGATTCTGGTGATGGCCGCCGGCGTCAACTACAACGGCGTCTGGGCCGGCCTCGGCATCCCCATGTCCGTCTTTGACGTGCATGGCGCCGACTATCATATCGCCGGCTCCGATGCCGCCGGGATTGTCTATAAGGTCGGCAGCCGGGTCAAACGCTTCAAGGTCGGTGACGAAGTTGTGGTCCACTGTAACCAGGACGATGGTGACGACGAGGAATGCAACGGCGGCGACCCGATGTTCTCCACCAGCCAGCGCATCTGGGGTTATGAGACCCCGGACGGCTCCTTCGCCCAGTTCGCCAAGGTCCAGGCGCGCCAGCTGATGCCGCGGCCCAAGCACCTGACCTGGGAGGAAAGCGCCTGTTATGTGCTCACCCTCGCCACCGCCTACCGCATGCTGTTCGGGCATCGCCCGCATATCCTGCGCCCGGGTCATAATGTCCTGGTGTGGGGCGCCTCCGGCGGCCTCGGCTCCATGGCGATCCAGCTGATTGCCGCTGCCGGGGCTCATGCCATCGGTGTGATCTCGGAAGAGGACAAGCGCGAATTTGTCATGTCGCTCGGCGCCAAGGGCGTGATCAACCGCAAGGATTATGATTGCTGGGGCCAGCTCCCCCCGGTCAGCGAGACCAAAGAATATGGCGAATATCTGAAAAAAACCCGTGAATTCGGCAAGGCCATCTGGAACATCACCGGCAAGGGCAATGACGTGGACAGCGTGTTCGAACACCCCGGCGAAGCCACCTTCCCGGTGTCCTGTTTCGTGGTCAAGCGCGGCGGCATGGTAGTCTTCTGCGCCGGCACCACCGGCTACAACATCACCTTTGACGCCCGCTTTGTCTGGATGCGCCAGAAACGTATCCAGGGCAGCCACTTTGCCAACCTCAAGCAGGCCTCCGAAGCCAACCGGCTGGTCATTGATCGCCGCATCGATCCCTGCATGTCAGAGGTCTTTTCCTGGAACGACATTCCCCGCGCCCATACCAAAATGTGGAAGAACCAGCACAAGCCCGGCAATATGGCGGTCCTTGTTTCCGCCAAAACCCCGGGGCTGACCACTTTTGAAGACGCCGTCGAAGCCGGCAACAACGGCTAG